The Pagrus major chromosome 10, Pma_NU_1.0 genome contains a region encoding:
- the mfap3l gene encoding microfibrillar-associated protein 3-like has translation MTKSLPPRVTHRQSEKMPWAGGYVFLVLASLIASHAAGALSVDTDGNRTDNGNVTDGGFVPVVFTKVNQIIAREGSCALIDCNVTGEPVPSVQWFNSHGNRLDTETNGGKWWLLDDGVLNITSIEFADRGKYTCMASNVHGTSNCTVTLRVVFTNGDMGVYYMVVCLVTFTIIMALNVTRLCMMSSHLKKTEKAINEFFRTEGAEKLQKAFEIAKRIPIITSAKTLELAKVTQFKTMEFARYIEELARSIPLPPLIMNCRTFMEEILEVVGVEEMRHTFVRQAPEGCREGASRAIRARDVFTILQERERERERGRERERSESPAGDSDNSSVHEQPQHIAIQVSVHPQLAIGGYCAIEAPPPPENTPPSPSPLTPLHHTEQPEEDPEPNPEPNPDPEPEPDQDQDQDQDQAALEPTEATKTSPCQVSYESNV, from the exons ATGACAAAGTCTCTTCCCCCTCGGGTGACGCACCGACAGTCTGAGAAAATGCCCTGGGCCGGTGGGTACGTTTTTCTGGTCCTGGCGTCCCTTATCGCCTCTCACGCCGCCGGGGCCTTATCGGTGGACACGGATGGAAACCGGACGGATAACGGCAATGTGACAGACGGCGGATTTGTCCCAGTTGTGTTCACTAAAGTGAACCAGATAATTGCCCGGGAGGGTAGCTGCGCGCTGATTGATTGCAATGTCACCGGAGAACCGGTCCCCAGTGTTCAGTGGTTCAACTCCCACGGAAACCGCCTGGACACGGAGACGAACG GAGGGAAGTGGTGGCTGTTGGACGATGGCGTCCTCAACATCACCAGCATCGAGTTTGCAGACCGTGGGAAGTACACCTGCATGGCGTCCAACGTGCACGGCACCTCCAACTGCACGGTGACGCTGCGTGTCGTCTTCACCAACGGCGACATGGGCGTGTACTACATGGTGGTGTGTCTGgtcaccttcaccatcatcatggCCCTGAACGTCACGCGCCTGTGCATGATGAGCAGCCACCTGAAGAAGACGGAGAAAGCCATCAACGAATTCTTCCGCACCGAGGGCGCCGAGAAGCTGCAGAAGGCCTTCGAGATCGCCAAGCGAATCCCCATCATCACCTCGGCCAAGACGCTGGAGCTCGCCAAGGTGACGCAGTTCAAGACCATGGAGTTCGCGCGGTACATCGAGGAGCTGGCGCGCAGCATCCCGCTGCCGCCGCTCATCATGAACTGCCGCACCTTCATGGAGGAGATCCTCGAggtggtgggggtggaggaGATGAGGCACACCTTCGTCAGACAAGCGCCCGAGGGATGCCGCGAGGGCGCGAGCAGAGCCATCAGGGCGAGAGACGTCTTCACCATCctgcaggagagggagagggagagagagcgagggcgGGAGAGGGAGCGCAGCGAATCCCCCGCCGGCGACTCGGACAACTCTTCGGTTCACGAGCAGCCGCAGCACATCGCCATCCAGGTGTCGGTCCACCCGCAGCTCGCTATCGGCGGTTACTGCGCGATCGAAGCTCCACCGCCGCCAGAGAACACGCCCCCCTCACCCTCACCGCTGACTCCTCTTCACCACACGGAGCAGCCCGAGGAGGACCCTGAACCTAACCCTGAacctaaccctgaccctgagCCTGAGccggaccaggaccaggaccaggaccaggaccaggctGCATTGGAACCGACTGAAGCTACTAAAACCTCTCCCTGCCAGGTGTCCTACGAGAGCAACGTGTGA
- the aadat gene encoding kynurenine/alpha-aminoadipate aminotransferase, mitochondrial, translating into MNYARFLTAVSAARKPSPIRMLTELQQRSPPSLISLAGGAPNPNTFPFQSATIQVKNGQAITFDEVAMNRALQYSASSGIPELLTWMKNLQKNLHNPPTAGYTPENGQMDMCVTTGSQEGLCKVFEMLVNPGDNVLLDAPTYSGTLASLEPLGCNLINVSSDHHGMIPAALKEVLSRWDPSEVHKPGSTAPKILYTIPNGGNPTGASMTTQRKQEVYELARQYDMLIIEDDPYYFLQFDKPWSPTFLSMDVDGRIIRTDSFSKILSSGLRIGFVTGPKPLVDRVVLHIQASTMHTSTFTQLMVSQLLHNWGQEGFLQHIDRVIEFYSKQRDAMISSADKWLKDVAEWHAPSAGMFLWIKLKGIADTQQLIMKKALEKEVLLVPGGVFMINSSEPCPYVRAAFSLATPEQMDEAFRRLSSLIKEAL; encoded by the exons ATGAACTACGCTCGGTTTCTGACGGCTGTCAGTGCAGCCAGGAAGCCTTCCCCCATCAGGATGCTGA CCGAGCTGCAGCAGCGGTCGCCTCCCTCCCTGATCTCTTTGGCCGGAGGAGCGCCCAACCCCAACACCTTCCCCTTCCAGTCGGCGACCATCCAGGTGAAGAACGGACAGGCGATCACCTTCGATGAGGTGGCGATGAACAGGGCTCTGCAGTACTCTGCCTCCAGTGG AATCCCCGAGCTGCTGACGTGGATGAAGAACCTGCAGAAGAACCTCCACAACCCGCCGACCGCCGGCTACACCCCAGAGAACGGCCAGATGGACATGTGTGTGACCACCGGCAGCCAGGAGGGACTCTGTAAG gtgtTTGAGATGCTGGTGAACCCTGGAGACAACGTTCTGCTGGATGCTCCCACGTATTCAGGCACACTCGCCTCA CTTGAGCCGCTCGGTTGCAACCTCATCAACGTCTCCAGCGATCACCACGGGATGATACCCGCAGCCCTGAAGGAGGTTCTGTCTCGGTGGGACCCCTCAGAGGTCCACAAGCCCGGCAGCACCGCCCCAAAGATCCTCTACACCATCCCCAACGGAGGAAACCCTACCGGTGCCTCCATGACGACgcagaggaaacaggaagtgtatGAG CTGGCCAGGCAGTATGACATGCTCATCATCGAGGACGACCCCTACTACTTCCTGCAGTTTGACAAG CCGTGGTCTCCCACGTTTCTCTCCATGGACGTCGACGGGAGGATCATCAGGACAGACTCCTTCTCAAAGATCCTGTCTTCAGG GCTGAGGATTGGTTTTGTAACCGGTCCCAAACCGCTTGTAGACCGCGTGGTGCTTCACATCCAGGCCTCGACGATGCACACCAGTACCttcacacag ctcatgGTGTCTCAGTTGTTGCACAACTGGGGCCAAGAGGGTTTCCTCCAACATATAGACCG GGTGATCGAGTTTTACAGCAAACAACGCGACGCCATGATCAGCTCTGCAGACAAGTGGCTCAAAG atgtaGCAGAGTGGCACGCCCCATCTGCAGGCATGTTCCTGTGGATCAAACTAAAGGGCATCGCTGATACCCAGCAGCTCATTATGAAGAAAGCCTTGGAGAAAGAG GTGCTGCTGGTTCCCGGAGGCGTCTTCATGATCAACAGTAGTGAGCCCTGTCCCTACGTCAGAGCGGCCTTTTCTCTGGCCACACCAGAGCAGATGGATGag GCTTTCAGAAGACTCTCTTCTCTCATCAAAGAGGCTTTGTGA